Proteins encoded together in one Synechococcus sp. A15-62 window:
- a CDS encoding FAD-linked oxidase C-terminal domain-containing protein: MAHDWSVLERDLRRCLPPRAIVAKRQELLSYDCDGLTLERHCPPLAVLPETTEEVAAVLQCCHQHGVPFVARGSGTGLSGGALVDQQALLVVTSRMRQVLDLDLANQRVTVQPGVINSWVTRAVAGDGFYYAPDPSSQVVCSIGGNVAENSGGVHCLKYGVTSNHVLGLEVVLPDGTITQLGNGLAESCELDLRGAFIGSEGTLGIATAITLRLLRAPECVNVLLADFATMEAAGEAVRSVTASGLLPAGMEIMDNVTINAVNDFFGYDEYPRDAAAVLLIELDGQEAEVQASSERAEALCRAAGARGLHRAQDPTECAVLWKGRKSAFSAVGKITPTYYVQDGVVPRSSLPSVLAAIERLSQEHGLPVANVFHAGDGNLHPLILYSLNQPDVERSVKELGSAILRVCLDAGGSISGEHGVGADKRCYLDWMFTPDDLETMGLLRSAFDPDNRANPGKVLPTPRTCGESAKRMVTLPAGVEVY; this comes from the coding sequence GTGGCCCACGACTGGTCAGTGCTGGAGAGGGATCTGCGGCGATGTCTGCCCCCTCGGGCCATCGTGGCGAAGCGTCAGGAACTGCTCAGTTACGACTGTGACGGACTGACACTTGAGCGCCACTGTCCGCCCCTGGCGGTGCTGCCGGAGACCACCGAAGAGGTGGCTGCGGTGTTGCAGTGCTGCCATCAACACGGTGTGCCGTTTGTGGCCCGTGGAAGCGGTACCGGCCTCTCAGGGGGAGCGTTGGTGGATCAGCAGGCGCTTCTTGTGGTGACCAGTCGCATGCGTCAGGTGCTCGACCTCGATCTGGCCAATCAGCGGGTCACGGTGCAGCCCGGGGTGATCAACAGTTGGGTGACGCGTGCTGTTGCAGGCGACGGGTTTTATTACGCCCCGGATCCGTCCAGCCAGGTGGTGTGCAGCATCGGCGGCAATGTGGCGGAAAACTCGGGCGGGGTGCACTGCCTCAAATACGGCGTGACCAGCAACCATGTGCTGGGGCTTGAGGTGGTGCTGCCCGATGGAACCATCACGCAGTTGGGTAATGGGCTGGCTGAATCGTGCGAACTGGATCTACGTGGTGCATTCATCGGCAGCGAAGGAACCCTGGGCATCGCAACGGCAATCACCCTGCGCCTGCTTCGGGCTCCTGAGTGCGTGAACGTGCTGTTGGCGGATTTCGCCACGATGGAAGCAGCAGGGGAGGCGGTGCGATCGGTGACCGCGAGCGGCCTCTTGCCGGCGGGGATGGAAATCATGGACAACGTCACCATCAACGCCGTCAATGATTTCTTCGGGTACGACGAGTACCCCCGTGATGCTGCGGCCGTTCTGCTGATTGAGCTCGATGGCCAAGAGGCTGAGGTGCAGGCCTCATCAGAACGGGCTGAAGCGCTTTGTCGTGCGGCAGGGGCCCGTGGTCTGCATCGGGCCCAAGACCCCACGGAGTGTGCGGTGCTCTGGAAAGGCCGCAAATCTGCGTTTTCAGCCGTGGGAAAAATCACACCGACTTATTACGTGCAAGACGGTGTCGTTCCCCGCAGCAGTCTTCCATCGGTGCTTGCGGCGATTGAACGGCTCAGCCAGGAGCACGGCCTGCCCGTGGCCAATGTTTTCCATGCCGGAGATGGCAACCTTCATCCACTGATTCTGTATTCACTGAATCAGCCCGATGTGGAGCGGAGTGTGAAGGAGCTCGGTTCCGCCATCCTGCGGGTGTGTCTTGATGCCGGTGGCAGCATCAGCGGAGAGCACGGCGTCGGCGCCGACAAGCGTTGCTATCTCGACTGGATGTTCACTCCCGATGACCTGGAAACGATGGGGCTGTTGCGGTCTGCCTTTGATCCGGACAACCGCGCCAATCCGGGCAAGGTGCTGCCTACGCCGCGAACCTGTGGGGAATCGGCCAAACGGATGGTGACGCTGCCCGCTGGCGTGGAGGTTTACTGA
- the xth gene encoding exodeoxyribonuclease III encodes MLRVFEATESTVQIATWNVNSVRTRLDQVLSWLDREQPDLLCLQETKVDDPLFPVEAFKSAGWHVHIHGQKAYNGVALISREPLEDVRCGFIGELPDDAEADDLGAQKRVISALLNGVRVLNLYVPNGSSLKSEKYPYKLTWLGCLKRYLDAQQQRGEPLCMVGDFNIGLEARDLPDPDRQTGGIMASDAERQALRDALGDRLQDVFRVFEPDSGHWSWWDYRSGAWDRDRGWRIDHIYLCDELMGLARSCVIHKGMRGNQQPSDHAPVSVDLDWPPADDDEGDEPLF; translated from the coding sequence ATGCTAAGGGTCTTTGAGGCCACTGAATCAACCGTGCAGATCGCCACCTGGAACGTGAACTCGGTTCGCACGCGATTGGATCAGGTGCTCAGCTGGCTGGATCGCGAGCAACCGGATCTGCTGTGTCTGCAGGAAACCAAGGTGGATGACCCTCTATTTCCCGTTGAAGCCTTTAAGTCTGCCGGCTGGCACGTTCACATCCATGGCCAGAAGGCCTACAACGGCGTCGCCCTGATCAGCCGCGAGCCCCTGGAGGATGTGCGCTGCGGCTTCATTGGGGAGCTCCCGGATGATGCAGAAGCGGACGATCTCGGGGCACAGAAGCGCGTGATCAGCGCACTTCTGAATGGCGTTCGCGTGCTCAACCTCTACGTACCGAATGGATCGAGCCTGAAGTCGGAGAAATACCCCTACAAACTGACCTGGCTCGGCTGCCTGAAGCGTTATCTCGATGCTCAACAGCAACGCGGCGAGCCGCTGTGCATGGTCGGCGACTTCAACATCGGCCTTGAAGCACGTGATCTTCCTGATCCCGACCGCCAGACCGGCGGGATCATGGCGAGCGATGCCGAACGCCAGGCCCTTCGTGACGCGCTCGGTGACCGGCTTCAGGACGTGTTCCGGGTGTTCGAGCCGGACTCCGGCCACTGGAGCTGGTGGGACTACCGCAGCGGTGCCTGGGACAGGGACCGCGGCTGGCGGATCGACCACATCTATTTGTGCGACGAGCTGATGGGACTCGCCCGCAGCTGCGTCATCCACAAAGGCATGCGTGGCAACCAGCAACCCAGCGACCATGCCCCGGTCAGCGTTGATCTCGACTGGCCTCCAGCCGACGATGACGAAGGCGACGAACCGCTCTTCTGA